A window from Pseudomonas frederiksbergensis encodes these proteins:
- the aceA gene encoding isocitrate lyase, whose translation MALTREQQIAALEKDWAENPRWKGVTRAYSAADVVRLRGSVQPEHTFAKLGAEKLWNLVTQGAKPSFRPEKDFVNCMGALTGGQAVQQVKAGIQAIYLSGWQVAADNNSAESMYPDQSLYPVDSVPTVVKRINNSFRRADQIQWKAGKGPGDEGYIDYFAPIVADAEAGFGGVLNAYELMKSMIEAGAAGVHFEDQLASVKKCGHMGGKVLVPTQEAVQKLTAARLAADVAGTPTIILARTDANAADLLTSDCDPYDQPFVTGERTQEGFYKVRAGLDQAIARGLAYAPYADLIWCETAKPDLDEARRFAEAIKKEYPDQLLSYNCSPSFNWKKNLDDATIAKFQRELSAMGYKHQFITLAGIHNMWHSMFNLAHDYARNDMTAYVKLQEQEFADAAKGYTFVAHQQEVGTGYFDDMTTVIQGGSSSVTALTGSTEEEQFH comes from the coding sequence ATGGCACTGACACGCGAACAGCAAATTGCAGCCCTCGAAAAAGATTGGGCTGAAAACCCACGCTGGAAAGGCGTGACACGCGCTTACTCCGCTGCTGACGTCGTCCGCCTGCGTGGCTCGGTTCAACCTGAGCACACCTTTGCAAAATTGGGCGCCGAGAAGCTTTGGAACCTGGTAACCCAGGGCGCCAAGCCGTCCTTCCGCCCTGAGAAAGATTTCGTCAACTGCATGGGCGCCCTGACCGGCGGCCAGGCTGTACAACAAGTTAAAGCCGGTATCCAGGCGATCTACCTGTCGGGCTGGCAAGTCGCTGCGGACAACAACTCCGCCGAATCGATGTACCCGGATCAGTCGCTGTACCCGGTGGATTCGGTTCCAACCGTGGTCAAGCGCATCAACAACTCGTTCCGTCGTGCTGACCAGATCCAGTGGAAAGCCGGCAAAGGCCCGGGCGACGAAGGCTACATCGACTACTTCGCGCCGATCGTGGCTGATGCTGAAGCCGGTTTCGGCGGCGTACTGAACGCTTACGAGCTGATGAAGAGCATGATCGAAGCAGGCGCCGCTGGCGTTCACTTCGAAGACCAACTGGCTTCCGTGAAAAAATGCGGCCACATGGGCGGCAAGGTACTGGTTCCTACCCAGGAAGCTGTACAGAAGCTGACCGCTGCCCGTCTGGCGGCTGACGTTGCTGGTACTCCGACCATCATCCTGGCTCGTACCGACGCTAACGCGGCTGACCTGCTGACTTCCGACTGCGATCCGTACGACCAGCCGTTCGTAACTGGCGAACGTACCCAGGAAGGCTTCTACAAAGTGCGCGCCGGTCTCGACCAGGCCATCGCTCGCGGCCTGGCTTACGCTCCGTACGCCGACCTGATCTGGTGCGAAACCGCCAAGCCGGATCTGGACGAAGCTCGTCGCTTTGCCGAAGCGATCAAAAAGGAATACCCGGACCAACTGCTGTCGTACAACTGCTCGCCTTCCTTCAACTGGAAGAAAAACCTGGACGACGCGACCATCGCCAAGTTCCAGCGCGAACTGTCTGCCATGGGTTACAAGCATCAGTTCATCACCCTGGCCGGCATTCACAACATGTGGCACAGCATGTTCAACCTGGCGCACGACTACGCCCGTAACGACATGACTGCCTACGTGAAGCTGCAAGAGCAAGAGTTCGCTGACGCTGCCAAGGGTTACACCTTCGTGGCTCACCAGCAGGAAGTGGGCACCGGCTACTTCGACGACATGACCACTGTGATTCAAGGTGGCTCGTCTTCGGTAACCGCGCTGACCGGTTCGACTGAAGAAGAACAGTTCCACTGA
- the leuS gene encoding leucine--tRNA ligase, translated as MRAQYDAASVESTAQAQWLENDVFRAIEDTCRPKFYACSMLPYPSGKLHMGHVRNYTINDMLARHMRMKGFNVLMPMGWDAFGLPAENAAMKSGVSPAQWTLLNIADMKSQMQPLGLAFDWSREIATCDPEYYKWSQWFFLKLLEKGVAYKKTQVVNWDPVDQTVLANEQVIDGRGWRSGALVERRQIPGYYLRITQYAEELLSAIDTLDGWPDRVRTMQRNWIGKVAGVRLAFAHRIQDAAGQVIDEGKLWVFTTRIDTLMGVTFCAISPEHTLAKYALELNPGLEPQVQTCRQTADSGPSGSQSKFGVHCGLHVEHPLTGEPVELWITNYVLGEYGDGALMGVPAHDERDFEFANQYGLAVRPVIAWDDHVFDPKFWSDNCTRREGHLINSGVYDGLSVAEAAQAITAALIDRRMGEKTTTWRLRDWGISRQRYWGTPIPVIQCEQCGDVPVPYSDLPVVLPTDCVPDGSGNPLLAHKSFRHVDCPRCGAAAQRETDTMDTFVDSSWYFMRYCDPDSDTSMVGSGSRYWMPIDQYIGGIEHAVLHLLYARFWARAMRDEGLVDFSEPFKNLFTQGMLLRESYFRKADDGSLQWFYPAQVVVEYDEKNRPLRATALEDGLPVIIGGVEKMSKSKNNVVEPKDIINKFGADTARLFTIFAGPPDQDTIWSDSGVEGAYRFLRRLWSFFHDEQSRCWADDRVEDTAESKRVRFETHRLLQQINNDYERLQYNTVVSGAMKMLKVLEGDRGASQPIRREAMVFLLQVLHPVTPHITQVLWTEVGFEGDIYDSPWPMPDSEALKQDEVKMMVQINGKLRGHIMIEADAEHDAIRCRASSDAGLRNHLKGAGRMIVVPNRLVNFIV; from the coding sequence ATGCGAGCACAGTACGACGCGGCCTCTGTTGAAAGTACGGCTCAGGCCCAATGGCTTGAAAATGATGTATTCAGGGCGATTGAAGATACTTGCCGGCCTAAATTCTATGCCTGCTCGATGCTTCCCTATCCATCGGGAAAGTTGCACATGGGGCATGTACGCAACTATACGATCAACGACATGTTGGCTCGCCATATGCGCATGAAAGGATTCAATGTCCTGATGCCTATGGGATGGGATGCCTTTGGCTTGCCTGCAGAAAACGCAGCTATGAAATCGGGTGTTTCGCCAGCGCAGTGGACGCTATTGAATATCGCGGACATGAAATCGCAAATGCAGCCTTTGGGGCTTGCCTTCGATTGGTCCCGGGAGATTGCCACTTGCGACCCTGAATACTACAAGTGGAGTCAGTGGTTTTTCCTCAAATTGCTGGAAAAGGGCGTGGCCTACAAGAAAACCCAGGTAGTCAATTGGGACCCTGTCGATCAAACGGTGCTGGCCAATGAGCAAGTGATCGACGGTCGAGGTTGGCGTTCGGGGGCTCTCGTCGAAAGGCGGCAGATACCGGGTTACTACCTGCGTATAACCCAGTATGCCGAGGAATTGCTCTCGGCAATCGACACTCTGGATGGTTGGCCGGATAGGGTCCGCACCATGCAGCGCAACTGGATAGGGAAGGTCGCAGGAGTGCGTTTGGCATTTGCCCACCGAATTCAGGACGCTGCTGGACAAGTGATCGACGAAGGCAAACTCTGGGTATTTACCACCCGTATCGATACGCTCATGGGCGTCACCTTCTGTGCCATATCCCCTGAACATACACTGGCCAAGTATGCCCTGGAGCTCAACCCTGGGTTGGAGCCACAGGTGCAAACCTGCCGACAAACGGCGGATTCCGGCCCGTCCGGCAGTCAGAGCAAGTTTGGCGTCCACTGTGGCTTGCATGTGGAGCATCCGTTGACCGGTGAGCCTGTTGAGCTGTGGATAACCAATTATGTGCTCGGCGAGTATGGTGACGGAGCCCTGATGGGGGTGCCTGCGCACGATGAGCGCGACTTTGAATTTGCCAATCAATATGGCTTGGCCGTCCGCCCAGTCATCGCCTGGGACGATCACGTATTCGACCCGAAGTTCTGGTCCGACAACTGCACTCGTCGAGAGGGGCACCTCATCAACTCAGGTGTCTACGATGGCCTCTCTGTTGCAGAGGCGGCCCAAGCGATAACCGCTGCGCTGATTGATCGCCGAATGGGAGAGAAGACTACGACTTGGCGCCTGCGCGACTGGGGGATCTCACGGCAACGTTACTGGGGGACGCCGATTCCTGTCATCCAGTGTGAGCAATGTGGTGACGTGCCGGTGCCTTATTCGGACTTGCCGGTCGTATTGCCTACTGATTGCGTGCCGGATGGAAGCGGCAACCCGTTGCTGGCGCATAAGTCGTTTCGCCATGTGGATTGCCCACGCTGCGGAGCGGCAGCGCAGAGAGAAACAGACACCATGGATACCTTCGTCGATTCGAGCTGGTATTTCATGCGTTATTGCGATCCTGATAGCGATACCTCGATGGTTGGCTCCGGCAGTCGTTACTGGATGCCAATCGATCAATACATCGGTGGTATCGAGCATGCGGTGTTGCATTTGCTCTATGCGAGGTTCTGGGCACGAGCCATGCGTGACGAAGGGCTGGTGGATTTCAGCGAGCCGTTCAAGAACCTGTTTACCCAAGGCATGCTCTTGCGTGAAAGCTATTTCCGAAAAGCCGACGACGGTAGCCTGCAGTGGTTTTACCCCGCGCAGGTGGTGGTCGAATATGACGAAAAAAACCGTCCTTTGAGGGCTACGGCGCTTGAGGACGGTTTGCCCGTCATCATCGGTGGCGTGGAAAAAATGTCCAAATCGAAGAATAACGTCGTCGAGCCGAAAGACATCATTAACAAGTTCGGCGCTGACACCGCCCGACTTTTCACGATCTTTGCAGGGCCTCCTGATCAGGACACGATCTGGAGCGATAGCGGCGTTGAAGGAGCCTATCGCTTTCTGCGCCGGCTCTGGAGTTTCTTCCACGACGAGCAGTCTCGGTGCTGGGCAGATGATCGGGTTGAAGACACGGCTGAATCGAAACGCGTGCGCTTTGAGACGCATCGTTTGCTGCAGCAGATCAACAACGATTACGAACGATTGCAATACAACACCGTCGTTTCGGGCGCAATGAAAATGCTCAAGGTGCTGGAGGGGGACAGGGGGGCCAGTCAGCCGATTCGCCGCGAGGCCATGGTCTTCCTGTTACAGGTTTTGCACCCAGTGACGCCGCACATCACTCAGGTCCTTTGGACGGAGGTTGGGTTCGAGGGGGATATTTACGACAGTCCGTGGCCCATGCCGGACAGCGAAGCCTTGAAACAGGACGAAGTAAAAATGATGGTGCAGATAAATGGCAAGTTGCGCGGGCACATTATGATCGAGGCTGATGCCGAGCATGACGCCATTCGGTGCAGGGCGTCATCCGACGCAGGGTTGCGCAACCACCTGAAAGGGGCTGGCAGGATGATTGTGGTGCCCAACCGGCTGGTGAACTTCATCGTCTGA
- a CDS encoding MFS transporter: MKPLLIMSGLGTGMRNIVLLRLLFVMTNALGPFAALFFQRHYRLDSAGVALVITLMSAFFLVGNVLGGALVGRYTFRTLLVCSSVCSFVCLLFGILFSAPVASIAMVLLFMFCAGLVTPVFSILTSLTANDSNRVAFFGYLHLASNLGAALLFVIGGYLLALDSVYLMFFALVTSVLCLFSSACLSLPESHGSKPATRETSIGMMAGIPHVVIAAGVMFFALAVLDAQREYHLPLWLDVVTAGKAASLFGAVGIVNALLVILLTQSLIALTSRFEPLTNLAFAAIFYSVGFGAYAFFEHTALILFFVFFWTLGEILSVTYVTALISQKAPLQTQPTLFSLVPVVLAGARMVSVGLGAWLIAGVGFPLSWSLYGVLGIAFGGICFFVGHRAVVLPRTTSLD; this comes from the coding sequence GTGAAGCCATTGCTGATAATGAGCGGTTTGGGCACTGGGATGCGCAATATCGTGCTGCTCCGATTGCTGTTCGTCATGACGAATGCCTTGGGTCCCTTCGCCGCTTTGTTTTTCCAGCGTCATTACCGGCTCGATAGTGCCGGGGTGGCATTGGTGATTACGCTGATGTCGGCGTTTTTTCTCGTGGGTAACGTGTTGGGAGGAGCGTTGGTCGGACGCTATACGTTCAGGACACTGTTGGTCTGCTCTTCTGTATGTTCATTTGTATGCTTGTTGTTCGGGATTTTGTTCAGTGCGCCGGTCGCATCCATTGCCATGGTTTTGCTGTTCATGTTCTGCGCGGGGCTGGTCACACCTGTGTTCAGTATCTTGACGTCCTTGACGGCTAACGATAGTAACCGCGTCGCCTTTTTTGGCTATTTGCATCTGGCCAGCAATCTGGGAGCGGCTCTGTTGTTTGTCATTGGCGGATATTTACTGGCCCTCGATAGCGTCTACCTAATGTTTTTTGCGCTAGTCACCAGTGTGTTGTGCCTGTTCTCAAGTGCCTGTCTGTCTCTGCCGGAAAGCCACGGCAGCAAACCTGCAACAAGGGAAACTTCAATTGGCATGATGGCTGGCATACCGCATGTCGTGATTGCTGCGGGCGTCATGTTCTTTGCGTTGGCGGTGCTGGATGCACAGCGTGAGTACCATCTGCCGTTGTGGCTTGATGTGGTAACGGCAGGGAAGGCTGCCAGCCTGTTCGGTGCAGTAGGAATCGTCAATGCGCTGCTGGTGATACTGTTGACGCAGTCGCTGATTGCATTGACGTCGCGTTTCGAGCCGCTCACCAATTTGGCTTTTGCCGCGATTTTCTACAGTGTTGGATTCGGCGCCTATGCCTTTTTCGAACATACGGCGCTGATTCTGTTTTTTGTTTTTTTCTGGACGCTAGGTGAGATTCTCAGCGTTACCTACGTCACCGCGCTCATCTCGCAAAAAGCTCCATTGCAAACGCAACCTACGCTCTTTTCTCTTGTTCCTGTCGTACTGGCGGGGGCGAGGATGGTGTCCGTGGGGCTGGGAGCCTGGCTGATCGCTGGCGTTGGTTTCCCGTTGAGTTGGAGCCTCTATGGGGTTCTGGGCATCGCATTTGGAGGCATCTGTTTTTTTGTCGGACACAGGGCAGTTGTATTACCCCGCACCACATCGCTCGACTAA
- a CDS encoding pyridoxal phosphate-dependent aminotransferase has protein sequence MKVHEHIKRSGLWKVPERDLSSVLLDLNENQFLNDFLLRFIATELQARDLFTYPNYQPLLAELANYCKVSTDSLLLTNGADQAIDLVVRLLFSPGDRVVIPSPVFSFYYQMLSVNGVEPVIVGFEKQTQHFILPTKAILEALQASHGLILCNPNNPLGARIDAEQLKVLVEACVRLNKPVIVDESYFEYLQQTCLDAFSSVRQLFVIRSFSKYFGLAGLRLGYVVTHPESIRELLKVRGPWDINHVAVKAALFCLNNRKALEQAHHELAQVKNEIIEFCRVYGIVVFDSETNFLLLEDHSDGRLAKAFARANIRVSDCSQYPHSFGLLENILRVVVPASSDLKTFLMAVMQGSGNEGSKSDVKEAVQ, from the coding sequence ATGAAGGTTCATGAGCATATCAAGCGTTCCGGGTTATGGAAGGTACCTGAACGCGACCTCTCGTCGGTGTTGCTGGATTTGAACGAAAATCAGTTTTTAAACGATTTTCTGCTGAGATTCATTGCCACCGAGTTACAGGCCCGGGATCTGTTTACCTACCCTAACTATCAGCCGCTGCTGGCCGAGCTGGCAAACTACTGCAAGGTTTCGACCGACAGCCTGCTGCTGACCAATGGTGCGGATCAGGCAATCGACTTGGTAGTGCGCTTGCTGTTTTCACCAGGGGATCGGGTGGTCATTCCGTCTCCGGTATTTTCTTTCTATTACCAGATGCTCAGTGTGAATGGTGTAGAACCGGTGATTGTGGGATTCGAGAAGCAAACACAGCATTTCATTCTCCCGACCAAAGCCATCCTCGAAGCCTTGCAGGCGAGCCACGGGCTGATTCTGTGCAATCCCAATAATCCGTTGGGCGCGCGAATCGACGCTGAACAATTGAAGGTTCTGGTCGAGGCTTGTGTGAGACTGAACAAGCCAGTAATTGTTGATGAGAGCTACTTTGAATATTTGCAGCAGACCTGCCTGGACGCGTTCAGCTCAGTCAGGCAATTGTTCGTCATTCGCTCATTCTCCAAGTATTTCGGCCTTGCCGGATTGCGTTTGGGGTATGTCGTCACGCATCCGGAATCAATTCGCGAGTTGTTGAAGGTGCGAGGGCCTTGGGATATCAACCACGTAGCGGTGAAAGCTGCCCTGTTCTGTTTGAATAACCGTAAAGCACTAGAGCAAGCCCACCATGAACTGGCGCAGGTCAAAAACGAGATAATCGAGTTTTGCCGGGTTTACGGAATCGTCGTTTTCGATAGCGAAACGAACTTTCTACTATTGGAAGACCATAGCGACGGCCGTTTGGCCAAGGCGTTCGCACGGGCAAACATTCGCGTAAGCGACTGTTCCCAATATCCTCACAGTTTCGGGTTACTTGAAAACATTCTGCGTGTAGTCGTGCCGGCGTCTTCGGATCTGAAAACATTCCTGATGGCGGTAATGCAGGGAAGCGGCAATGAGGGCAGCAAGAGCGATGTGAAGGAAGCAGTTCAGTAG
- a CDS encoding class II aldolase/adducin family protein: MPELKLAGPEASKPGLPTWFDLAIGNSILQYGQRLAARQLLVNTLGNIAIRNHCPYWRREVIYTKHRGVSLEECGLEHLAVLDMQSNELLHGRFRPSAGHQMHREIMRCRSDVNATVHLHPNEVISFFAVMQWREMAYVSNDTALVMGKPPCILREGVNIELDVSAIGQCAHDTNCIVMPGHGITSFGRDLSEAFHRAVAFTAEISRLITSQCLSAATGKSVVYASDEQVQHMYESGEQVIYGGMHR; the protein is encoded by the coding sequence ATGCCTGAGTTGAAACTTGCAGGTCCTGAGGCTTCGAAGCCTGGATTGCCGACCTGGTTCGACCTGGCGATCGGCAACAGTATTCTTCAATACGGTCAGCGGTTGGCGGCGCGGCAATTACTGGTCAATACCTTGGGTAATATTGCGATACGCAACCATTGCCCGTACTGGCGGCGAGAAGTGATCTACACCAAGCACCGAGGCGTGTCGCTGGAAGAGTGCGGTCTTGAGCATCTGGCGGTGCTGGATATGCAATCCAATGAGCTGCTGCATGGTCGTTTTCGCCCTAGTGCAGGACATCAAATGCACCGGGAAATCATGCGGTGTCGCTCTGACGTTAATGCCACCGTGCATCTTCATCCCAATGAAGTCATTTCTTTTTTTGCTGTCATGCAGTGGCGTGAGATGGCGTATGTGTCCAATGACACCGCGCTGGTGATGGGCAAGCCACCGTGCATTCTTCGCGAAGGTGTGAACATCGAACTGGACGTCAGCGCCATTGGACAATGCGCGCATGACACCAACTGTATTGTCATGCCCGGTCATGGCATCACCAGTTTCGGCCGTGACCTGTCTGAGGCGTTTCATCGTGCTGTGGCATTCACTGCGGAAATCAGTCGGCTGATCACCAGCCAGTGTTTGTCGGCAGCCACTGGCAAGTCGGTCGTGTACGCGAGCGATGAACAGGTGCAGCACATGTACGAATCGGGTGAGCAGGTGATCTACGGGGGTATGCACAGATGA
- a CDS encoding C-terminal binding protein — MNILMIDSLRVNYVEPGEYCCGPEQQPYAVEVTSNPSDEQLARADGIIAFHSVVIDEPLVAKMHRCRALVKATIGLDDVDVEALSTKGILLSNIGSVGVEEVAEHAMALILSAQRKLLDYAAHTRRGGWSWRAHSGEVKACRDTVLGLIGYGATGQALARRAAAMGYQICYYDPCVEKCVEGIAEGGSLESLFARADVISLHLPLTPDTRHLLNDRCFSRMKRGATLVNTARGAIVDTDALQRALQSGLVSMAFLDVLQEEPAPPQALIDHERVLLTPHAAFYSERSLGQLKARALGAMLSLLRGERVDTVINPDCARMEAKGYA, encoded by the coding sequence ATGAATATTCTGATGATCGATTCGTTGCGAGTGAATTATGTCGAGCCGGGGGAGTACTGCTGTGGGCCAGAGCAGCAGCCGTATGCAGTTGAGGTGACGTCCAATCCATCGGATGAGCAACTCGCCCGGGCCGACGGCATTATTGCCTTTCATTCGGTCGTCATCGATGAGCCGTTAGTTGCCAAAATGCATCGTTGCCGGGCGTTGGTGAAGGCGACCATCGGTCTTGATGATGTCGATGTCGAGGCCTTGAGCACGAAGGGCATTCTGCTCTCCAATATTGGTTCGGTGGGGGTAGAGGAAGTCGCGGAGCACGCCATGGCGCTCATATTGTCCGCCCAGCGAAAGCTTCTCGATTACGCCGCGCATACCAGGCGAGGCGGTTGGAGTTGGAGAGCGCATTCCGGTGAAGTTAAAGCGTGCCGCGACACGGTTCTGGGGCTGATCGGCTATGGGGCAACGGGGCAGGCATTGGCGCGCAGGGCGGCTGCCATGGGTTATCAGATCTGCTATTACGATCCTTGCGTTGAGAAATGTGTTGAAGGCATTGCAGAGGGCGGGTCACTGGAGTCTTTGTTCGCTAGGGCAGATGTCATATCGCTGCATCTGCCCCTCACCCCCGATACGCGACACCTGCTGAACGACCGGTGTTTTTCACGCATGAAGCGGGGTGCAACTCTGGTCAATACTGCGCGGGGCGCAATTGTCGATACCGACGCGTTGCAGCGGGCCTTGCAGTCCGGGCTTGTGTCCATGGCATTCCTGGACGTGCTGCAGGAAGAACCGGCCCCCCCACAGGCGTTAATCGATCATGAACGTGTATTGCTGACACCCCATGCCGCGTTTTACAGCGAGCGATCGCTGGGTCAGTTGAAGGCCCGTGCTTTGGGAGCGATGCTGAGTTTGCTGCGAGGGGAAAGGGTGGACACCGTCATCAATCCTGATTGCGCACGGATGGAGGCGAAGGGATATGCCTGA
- a CDS encoding ornithine cyclodeaminase family protein → MLLLNSEDIERCINFPRLVQALEEAHRGFALASPVVPQRLIITHERQRAFSLFMPAFIPQSQTLGIKVSSFHPGNAERGLSSVNGAVLLMDIETGQLLAILDGATLTALRTSAMSALATDKLCPHERLNLAVIGAGTQAAAHIRAMTTIRELGWIKVFSRRFNQSVALAERLSNELSLPITAVRSMDEALADADIVCTTTSHDRAQPLIMAHQLKPSAHVNAIGGSSLLACEIDPAMLADAQVHVDHLGCARCESGEISQALALSIIGEKDIREMSALVADHSPPAMLKRGLSYFRSVGHASQDMVTATCIYALAKEKHIGMNCNYLST, encoded by the coding sequence ATGCTGCTTCTGAACAGTGAAGACATTGAGCGCTGTATCAATTTTCCAAGGCTTGTCCAGGCACTGGAGGAGGCTCATAGAGGGTTTGCGTTGGCGTCCCCGGTGGTCCCACAACGTTTGATCATTACACATGAGCGACAAAGAGCTTTCTCACTGTTCATGCCGGCATTTATACCCCAGAGCCAGACACTGGGGATTAAGGTGTCGTCATTTCATCCAGGCAACGCAGAGCGGGGGTTATCGTCAGTCAATGGCGCGGTTTTGTTGATGGATATCGAAACCGGGCAGTTACTGGCGATACTCGACGGGGCGACCCTTACTGCCCTCCGTACCAGTGCCATGAGTGCCTTGGCGACGGACAAGCTTTGCCCGCATGAGCGGCTTAATTTGGCCGTCATCGGTGCCGGTACCCAAGCTGCGGCGCATATAAGAGCGATGACCACCATCCGGGAGTTGGGGTGGATCAAGGTGTTTTCGCGTCGATTTAATCAAAGTGTCGCTTTGGCCGAACGTCTTTCCAATGAACTGTCGCTGCCGATCACTGCGGTGCGAAGTATGGATGAGGCGCTGGCCGATGCTGACATCGTCTGCACGACAACGTCCCATGATCGTGCGCAACCGCTGATTATGGCGCACCAACTGAAACCATCCGCCCATGTAAACGCCATTGGCGGCAGTTCGCTGCTGGCGTGTGAGATCGACCCTGCAATGTTGGCTGATGCTCAGGTTCATGTTGACCATCTGGGTTGCGCTCGATGTGAGTCGGGAGAAATTTCTCAGGCTTTAGCGTTATCGATAATCGGCGAAAAGGACATCCGTGAGATGAGTGCATTGGTTGCCGATCATTCTCCGCCGGCAATGCTGAAGCGTGGTCTGAGTTACTTCCGCAGCGTCGGGCATGCCAGTCAAGATATGGTGACTGCTACCTGTATCTATGCCTTGGCCAAGGAAAAGCACATCGGCATGAACTGCAACTATCTAAGTACTTGA
- a CDS encoding MaoC family dehydratase, with amino-acid sequence MEPMILAHERIGENRYRESYGLHYEQFVVGDIFEHRPGRTVTELDNIWQSLINMNNHPAHIDLAYAQQTEFKKLLVNSSVTLSIVSGMTVATMSARAIANLGWDEIRLPNPVYVGDTLYAESEVVSKRESRSRPGQGIVTIKVIGRKQGGTPVITYLRTFLVPRNGMSQDYPVG; translated from the coding sequence ATGGAACCGATGATTCTGGCCCACGAGCGGATCGGTGAAAATCGATATCGCGAGTCCTATGGCCTGCATTACGAACAGTTTGTGGTGGGTGATATTTTCGAGCACCGGCCCGGCCGTACCGTAACGGAGTTGGATAATATCTGGCAGTCATTAATCAATATGAATAACCATCCTGCGCATATCGATCTTGCGTATGCACAGCAAACCGAATTCAAGAAGTTGTTGGTCAACAGTTCGGTGACACTGTCCATTGTCAGCGGAATGACAGTGGCAACCATGAGTGCGCGTGCGATCGCAAATCTGGGCTGGGACGAGATTCGATTGCCGAACCCGGTCTATGTTGGTGACACCTTGTACGCTGAGAGTGAGGTGGTTTCCAAGCGCGAATCCCGGTCGCGTCCAGGGCAAGGCATCGTCACCATCAAGGTCATTGGACGCAAGCAGGGTGGAACACCGGTGATCACTTACTTGCGTACATTTCTAGTTCCCCGGAACGGTATGTCGCAGGACTACCCCGTCGGATAA
- a CDS encoding HpcH/HpaI aldolase/citrate lyase family protein, translating into MMINPTPRSLLYCSALYPGQYAKNNLTDVMVIDLEDGVPLPQKVQARLCVEQFYRGHVSQRTALRINPLRDNQGLLDLLLVQSLDQRPEFIVMAMTEAAAEIDIVRANLSRDGESPKILVTVETPACLRDIHTIASSADGLIFGSADYAASLGVTIGGWANMLHARASIVSAGSAARIPVFDTAYFKLDDEMGLLQECRDVRELGFSGKTAIHPKQISTINEVFTPSVAEYEHALAIVQASENSGEKITKLKNLMVGPPFVKQARKLIQRAQELGR; encoded by the coding sequence ATGATGATCAATCCCACACCAAGAAGCTTACTGTACTGCTCTGCTTTGTACCCCGGGCAATACGCTAAGAATAATCTGACTGATGTAATGGTGATTGACCTGGAGGATGGCGTGCCACTCCCACAGAAGGTTCAAGCACGGTTGTGTGTCGAGCAGTTCTACCGTGGCCATGTCTCGCAGCGCACGGCGCTGCGAATTAACCCTCTGCGCGATAATCAGGGATTGCTTGATCTGCTGCTGGTGCAATCGCTTGATCAGCGACCCGAGTTCATCGTCATGGCGATGACCGAGGCGGCTGCTGAAATAGATATTGTACGAGCCAATTTGAGCCGCGACGGAGAGAGTCCAAAGATTCTGGTTACGGTTGAGACGCCAGCCTGTCTACGTGATATTCACACCATCGCGTCCAGTGCTGATGGACTGATCTTCGGCTCCGCCGACTATGCGGCCAGCCTGGGTGTCACTATCGGAGGTTGGGCCAATATGCTGCATGCTCGCGCGAGCATCGTCTCGGCTGGCAGTGCGGCGAGGATCCCTGTGTTCGACACCGCCTACTTCAAACTCGATGATGAGATGGGACTTCTGCAAGAGTGCCGTGACGTCCGGGAGTTGGGTTTCAGTGGCAAGACGGCCATTCATCCAAAGCAAATATCCACTATCAATGAAGTCTTCACTCCGTCCGTTGCTGAATATGAGCATGCATTGGCAATTGTGCAGGCTTCGGAAAACAGCGGCGAAAAAATTACGAAATTGAAGAACCTGATGGTGGGCCCTCCGTTTGTAAAACAAGCAAGAAAATTGATCCAGCGCGCTCAAGAGTTGGGTCGGTGA